From one Catenuloplanes nepalensis genomic stretch:
- a CDS encoding AfsR/SARP family transcriptional regulator encodes MDDDPLPELRYRLLGPVEVRRGGEPVPVPAARQRAILAALLLRAGRIVAVGTLVDLLWGDRPPPTATVTARNYVSRLRKAVPAVHTAAGGYRLDVPPGALDLDRFERLTADARSLAPAAAVPLLDEALALWHGPPLADLGALPIHAAEAPRLDELRLAAIGDRLDALLRMGEGGRLVPELVRLVGRHPLRERFVAQLMQALHASDRLPEALDLYRRTRDRLVTDLAVEPGPVLRRLHQRLLETI; translated from the coding sequence ATGGACGACGACCCGCTCCCGGAACTGCGATACCGCCTGCTCGGTCCGGTCGAGGTCCGGCGCGGCGGCGAGCCCGTGCCGGTCCCGGCCGCCCGGCAACGCGCGATCCTCGCCGCCCTGCTGCTGCGCGCCGGGCGCATCGTCGCCGTCGGCACCCTGGTCGACCTGCTCTGGGGCGACCGCCCACCGCCCACCGCGACCGTCACCGCCCGCAACTACGTCTCCCGCCTGCGCAAGGCGGTCCCCGCCGTGCACACCGCGGCCGGCGGCTACCGCCTGGACGTGCCGCCGGGCGCGCTCGACCTGGACCGTTTCGAGCGCCTCACCGCGGATGCGCGGTCACTGGCGCCGGCCGCGGCCGTACCGTTGCTGGACGAGGCTCTGGCCCTGTGGCACGGCCCGCCGCTGGCCGACCTCGGCGCGCTCCCGATCCATGCGGCCGAGGCGCCGCGCCTGGACGAGCTGCGGCTGGCCGCGATCGGCGACCGGCTGGACGCGCTGCTGCGGATGGGTGAGGGCGGCCGGCTGGTGCCCGAGCTGGTCCGCCTGGTCGGCCGGCATCCGCTCCGGGAGCGCTTCGTCGCCCAGCTGATGCAGGCGCTGCACGCGTCCGACCGGCTGCCGGAGGCGCTCGACCTCTACCGTCGCACCCGCGACCGCCTGGTCACCGACCTCGCGGTCGAGCCCGGCCCGGTCCTGCGCCGCCTGCACCAGCGCCTGCTCGAAACGATCTGA